AGGTCTGCCCATCGGGTTCGTCATCGCAGGGGCCAACCGGCCTGACTCACCACTCCTGGAGGAAACACTGGAGCAGGTGGCCCGCTTCGGGTTCGACCTGCCCAACGAGATCACGGTCCACCTCGACGCTGGTTACGACTCGAAGAAGACCCGCGACCTCTTGGACACCCTGGGGTGCGACTATGTCATCAGCAAGAAGGGCGAGCCCCTCCAAGCTGGGAAACGCTGGATGGTGGAACGCACGAACTCCAGGCCACACCAGAGGCTTCCGCAAACTCCAGATCTGCACCGAGAAACGCATCCGCGTCATTGATGCGTTCATCCGCCTCGCGAACTCAGTCATCATCACCCGACAACTCATCCACCGAGCCTGGACCACCCACCGCTGGGACACCCGACCCACCCGAAAACCATGACCTATTGGCGGAACCTCTTACACAGACAATCTGACACCCTCCGAGACCGTGGGATCTGAGGCCACGCGCCCATAGACACCCGGCTCACAGCGGACCATGTTGATGTCAGCCAGACAGTCCCCACCCAGGGCGAGAGTGAGCGCCAGGTCGAGGACGATCTTGGCGGGGTCGTGGGAGGACAGGGGCTTGCGCCACGGGGCCAAGGCACGCGACAAGGTCCCCTCCAATCCGAGGGCTCCCACGGTCTCCACCAGGAGCGCGCCGCCCGCCTGGCCCACCGCGCTCGAGGGACGGACCTTGGGGGACACGGCAGGGTAGAACCCGGTAGTCTTCTTCACCTGAGGGGTGCTCCACTTCTGGACGGAAATCGGATCTCAACTACCCGTATTTTCCCAGATCAGGAGCACTCCTCAGTTTGTCTCCCACCCCTCGAGACACCCCAACGATGAAAGCCCGAGGTTAGGTACCCTGGTCGCCGAGGGTTGCGGTGCTGTTCGCGGTGGAGT
The DNA window shown above is from Changpingibacter yushuensis and carries:
- a CDS encoding transposase, producing the protein MKKTTGFYPAVSPKVRPSSAVGQAGGALLVETVGALGLEGTLSRALAPWRKPLSSHDPAKIVLDLALTLALGGDCLADINMVRCEPGVYGRVASDPTVSEGVRLSV